The sequence AAAGGCGTATCCTGATTGACCGCAACTACGCCGTAGGTTTATTCCAAGCTGGTGAGAGTGGCGAGTTAAGAATTGATGACCTAACCATCGCCTACAACGACCCGTCGTTCATACCTCAAGAATACAAAAAGTACGTTGAAGGCAAAGAGAGCTTTGTTGGCGAGGTTGGTGAAGAGCCAGACTCACGCATGGTGTATGTCGGAGAGTATTCTGATGAAGGTGAAACCCACCCGATCATCCTACTTTCTGAAATAGACCGCGTTGAATTTGATATTTACGAATTAGTGTATGCGACCACCTTTGTACTGACCCTACTCTCCATTCTGATTTTTAGCTTTGGGGCGCTGCTCTATCGATTGTCTAAGCGCCTAATTGAGCCTTTCAACTCCCTGTCTGAACAACTCGAATCCAATAAGCTCAATCTAAACGAAGAGTTTGGTGTGAGTGATGATGCGGCGGTTGAATTCCGTCAATTGACCGATCAACTCAATCAATATCGTCGAGAAATCAATTCGTTAGTCAAACGCGAACAAGCCTTTGCTCGCTATTCAAGTCATGAATTAAGAACACCTCTGACTGTCGCTCGCGGGGCGAATAAGCTGCTCCTTCGTAGTGAAACAACTGAGTTTCAATCTCGTCAGGTTGAACGTATTGATGAAGCCATTGTTCAAATGTCTGAAATGGTCGATGCCCTGCTTGGTCTGGTTCGCTATGAAAGAAACAGTGACGATGCACCACTACGTTTGTTTAGCCAGCAAGAGCTAGAGACTATCGCTTCTAAAAATTCGTTGCAGGCTGACGAAAAGGAAGTCGAGATAACCTTACAAGTTCAATCAGAGCCCACCATTCAAGCCACCAGCACGATCATGAATATGTTGGTCGGAAACTTGTTGAGAAATGCGATTGCAGCAACCAATAGCGGTACAGTAACAATCTCCCTTTCCCAAGACAGTCTTGTTATTGAAGACCAAGGCGAAGGCCTGCAGGAACAATACAACCCGAATGGTCACGGGCTAGGATTATTGATTGTCGATGACTTGTGTCAGCGTTTTGATTGGGACTTTGAATTGTTCAATCGCAGCTGTGGTGGATGTACCGCCAAGATAACCTTTCAAGGCGATTCATCCGCGTTAATATCGAACGAAAACTTGATTTAGACGGTTTACAGCCGTCTCTGGCTACTAGATACTCGTCCGTCCGATTTGATTTAAAAATGCTGGCTCTTTAGTCAGCATTTTGTTTAAGTGCGATGAAACTAAATAATAGCCCTGTAACTCAGCATCAATTTAACGACCACACCTTTTTCTTAAAGCGTGACGATCAGCTTCACTCCCATTTTTGCGGTAACAAAGCCCGCAAGTTCATGAAGCTGCTGGAAGACGAGCATCCAGAAGCCACAACCTTGATCAGCTATGGTTCTGCGCAGGCTAACTCTCTGTTCTCACTCGCAGCACTCGCAAAGATCAAAGGTTGGACGCTTGAGTTCTACGTCGATCACCTTCCCCAGTGGTTACGAGAACGCCCACTCGGTAATTACCGTGGTGCTATTGACCTTGGCGCTAAGGTGATTTCAGTCAAAGAAACAGGCTCTGAACTTCATCCAAAAGCGTATATTGAGCAAGTCAGACAGCCTGACTCCAACTGTATCGTATTACCAGAGGGTGGACGCTCTCAGCTTGCTGAGTATGGTGTTAAGCAACTGGCAATGGAGATACTGAGCTGGACTCGCTTCGAAAACCAACACGATTTTGTGGTCGCACTGCCCGCAGGGACAGGCAGCACTGCTCTCTATCTTCATAAGCATTTAAAGCTGCACAACATCCCAGTGTTAACCTGTGCTTGTGTCGGTGGCAGCGACTATTTAACGCAGCAATTTAATGAGCTAGGTGAAACTGATCACCCACAGGTCTTATCCCTCGAAACCAAACACCACTTTGGAAAATTGTATCAACAGGATTATCAAACTTGGTTGGATCTACAAGAGCAAACCGACATCGAGTTTGACCTGCTTTACGATCCATTGATGTGGCAATGCTTAGAACAATGGCAAGAAAATAACCCAACCAAAACCATTATCTACATTCACCAAGGTGGCATCTTAGGTAACGAATCGATGTTGCCACGCTACCAGCGAAAATATCCAGATATGTGCCGTAGTACGACCAACGCTTCTTGGTAATTGTATCCCGTCAAGCAGCCATCACACTTCATCGTGATGGTTGTTTTAGCATTTCACTTTCATATTTCACTTCTACCCTTCACTTCAAATTAAAAACAGAAATCTGGCGAGAATCATCGTGTTATCTATACTTTCGATTGGAACGTCATTGTCATCTAAAGGAATAACGCATGCGAAAACTCACTACACTCGGCCTGTTTTCAGTTTTACTACCCTTTTCAGTAATTTCTGGAGAAAACGTCACTTACCAAGTCGACGGTATGGACTACGAAGGTTATTGGAGTGAAGCCAGCGACCAAGCGCCTTTGGTGCTGCTAATTCACGATTGGGATGGCTTAACTGATTACGAAAAGAAGCGTTCTGAGATGCTCAACGAACTCGGTTACAACGTGTTCGCCATCGACCTATTTGGTAAAGGCATCCGCCCAACCGAAGTCAAAGACAAAAAACAACACACAGGCTAACTGTACAAAGACCGAGAGAAAATGCGTGCGCTACTCAACGCTGGAGCCACGGAAGCGAAAAGACTTGGTGGCAACTTAGATAACAACGTAATGATGGGATACTGTTTCGGCGGAGCCGCTGTATTGGAAGCCGCTCGTGCAGGCATTCCTTCGAAGGCTTACGTCACCTTCCATGGCGGTTTATCAACACCAAAAGGCCAAGACTACTCTCAGACTAAGGCTCCAATTGTCGTGTTCCACGGTACGGCTGATGCCATGATTTCAATGCAAGATTTTGGCAACCTTGCCGCTGAACTTGAAACGACCAAGGTTCCACATGAAATGATCACCTACAGTGGCGCTCCACATGCGTTTACCGTGTTCGGCTCCAATAATTACCAAAATGAAGCAGACCAAAAATCGTGGGAACGATTCACGCATGTGTTAGAAACCACCACCCGATAAAGCGCAACACTCAAACCGAATCAGCCCATGCTTAATAAACATGGGCTGATTCGTATGACAAAGTATTTTAATGGACTACATGTAACGATGGATACTCAAGTCGTCTGCTTTTATATCGCAATCAGAACCACTGACCACACTCGCTAGTAGCTTTCCTGAACCACATGCCATCGTCCAACCCAATGTTCCATGCCCAGTATTGGTAAATAGATTCTTAATTGGCGTCTTCCCGATGATAGGTGTGCCATCTGGCGTCATCGGCCTTAACCCTGTCCAGTATTCTGCTTTTGAGAAGTCTCCCGCCTGTGGGAAAAGATCTTTAATCACCATATCAATCGTAGCTTTGCGTTTTTCTGGAATCAGGTAATTGAAACCAGCAAGCTCTGCCGTCCCAGCAATACGAATACGATCATCAAAACGAGTCATCGCCACCTTATAGGTTTCATCCATAACCGTTGACGTCGGTGACTTATCCGCACTCACGATCGGCAGTGTCAGAGAATAACCCTTCACGGGATATACAGGAATCGATAAATCCACTTGCTTGAGCAGTTCACGAGAATAGCTTCCCGAAGCCACCACATAAGCGTCCGCTTTGAATTCACCTTGGGTTGTCGTAATGCTCTTTATGGTTTGGTTCTGATGATTCAAACTCACCACTTCAGTATCAAATACAAACTGGACGCCAAGCGCCTTTGCTTTCTCAGTTAAGGCTAAACAGAACTGGTAGCAATCGCCCGTTTCATCATGAGGTAAGTATAAACCGCCCACCAGCTTGTCTTTCACGTCCGCTAAGCCCGGCTCCACCGACAGACACTGATCAACACCAAACAGCGCGTGTTCGATTCCACTCTCTTTAAGTAGCTTCATATCCTGCTGAATAGCGTCCAGTTGCTTCTCGCTTCTGAAGACTTGTAAGGTCCCTTTCTGCCTACCTTCATAAGCCAAATCTTCAGTGGTTCTTAGGTGAGTGAGACAGTCTCGGCTGTAGTTTGCCACTCTTAACATACGTGACTTATTCACCGCGTATTTAGCTTCGTTACAGTTGGCGAGCATCTTGGTCGCCCAAGAAACTAATTCAGGGGAAAGTGACGGCTGTACCTTTAAGGGAGCATGTTCTTGAGTGAGCCACTTCATCGCTTTCAACGGAATACCTGGGGCAGCCCACGGTGAAGAATAACCGTAAGAAATTTGCCCGGCATTCGCAAAACTGGTCTCTTTACCACTGCTATCTTGGCGGTCGATAACCGTCACCGAATGACCCTCTTTCGCCAAATACCAAGCACTGGTCAATCCAATCACACCGCTGCCAATTACGATTACTTCCATTCTCTTCCCCTAATATCCGACACAGTAAAATGTGTCGAACACTGCTGTCGGTTTCAAACTACCTTCGTTAATAATTTGTAACTTATTCGGCACGCGTTGACTTAACAATGCATGCAGTGTTGATAAAAAGTCAATTCACAGGAAAATCGGGAGGATGAATTTTGGAAGTGTGATGTTGAGGCGCTTATAGAGCTTTAAGGAATAGGCTTATTGCTAAGAGAGAGCCCTCTACGAGGATAGGAATACTTAAGCTATGCTGAATGAAGTTAGGCGATGTGATTATCTACACCAACCCACTTCAACTTAAATATTGTGGGCGTCGTGACTTAAGAAAGCTGCGTTTTCGAGCAGGAAATCTAAAAAGGTTTCGGCTTGCAGAGTCAGGGCTCGCCCTTTGAGAGATTGAACTTTTACAGTCGCTTTCGAGAACATGTCTAACTCAGTCGCAACCACTTCTATTTGTCCGGACTTTATCTCATCAAGCACCGTCAGTTTGGGCATAAAAGTCACGCCTAGCCCTGCCGAAACAAAGTTTGTGAGTGCGGTTACCGAGTTGGTTTGAAGTTTTGGCTGCAAGGTAAGATGAGAGTTTTGCTCAGCCTGCTTTACTAACCTCCCCATACCAGTCGAGTTATCAATCAAGGCAAGAGAAGCATCTTTAATATCTTGCAGTGTCACTGGTGTTTCTTGCATCGTCAGCACGTGCCCTTTCGGCGCGATAAGCTCTAGAGGATGGCTACGTTCGACGTGTGAATGCAATTTTGGGTGCGGTGCAGACGCATAGGTAATCGCGAAGTCGATCTGTTGATCTTCCAACATTTTTACGGCATCCAATGCACCCGCAATTTCAATCGATAAATTAATATCAGGGTATCGAGCCATGAAGGTTTGCATCGGTTTAGAGACCAAGTTAGTGATAAACCCTTCCCCAATCGCGATGCTAACGTTACCGCCCTTGAGGTTTTTCAACTTGGTTAAACGAGCTAATACCGCCGTTTCACTGCGAACGATGGAACGGTAGTAGTTCAACAATTCGTTGCCCGCCTCAGTCAGCAGTGATTGACGGTTGTTGCGTTCCCATACTTTGATTTCCGCCTGTGCTTCGAGCTGTGTCAGCATTCGGCTCATTGCCGCAGGGTCAACATTCATCATCTTAGATGCCTTTCGAAGCGACCCATATTTTGATAACGCATTCAGATACTCAAGCGCACGGAGATTAAAGTGATGCATGCAACTTCCTTGTGATTCGACTGGCACAAGGCAAGCGTCTCATAGTTTTAGCAAGACATGTATCCCAATATATTCATACCATGTTTCCACCTCCTAACTTGTGCGTTAAATCACTTAAAAGCCGAAGGAATTGAGTCCTTTGACTTGATCTTAATGAAGCAAATAACGCCACTTTAATTTCTTTTTTATAACGACTTGTGAAAACTCCCAAATGGTATTCTGTTAATACATAATTCAAATAAGGGAATACCGTGAATACAATTAAATTTTTGTTGGTTATATCTGGAGCTGTGACAATTACTGCATGTGGTGGTAGTGAAAGCTCGTCATTAGATAGTCCCCATCAAGCCATAACCATGTCAGGAAAAGCAATCGATGGGTATATTCAGGGTGCAACCGCCTTTCTAGACATTAATGCCAACGGCATCCTTGATACAGGTGAACCATTCGACACCACAGATGAGCAAGGGCAATACGATTTCAGCCTTTCCAGTGAACAAGCGGAGTGCCAGCAGTATGCCGCTACTGTGATCGATGTGCCTATTGGTGCAATTGACAGTGACTACCCAGATAACCCTATCACCGAACCCTATCAACTTACCTACCCACCTTCTATAGCTACCACGAGCGATAGCTATATTCTGGCCGTTACTCCTCTCTCGACCATTGTGTGGGTTGGAATTCAGCGTGATTTAACTGCCGAAGATAAGTCACCAACTTGCAGCGTATTACTTCAAAATGAGGAACTACGTGGTGACATAATTAACCGCGTCAAAGACCAAGAGTTACGGGTTGCGTACCGCTACAACATTACTGTAGATGAGCTTTACAGTGATTATGTTGAGACTGAGAATGAAGAGTTACATTTGCTCGCGCAAAATCTAGTGCCTGGCCTTCAAAAAAGCTATGACGAAACAAGTGATATTTCAAAAGAAGGCTACGACTATGCATACGTTGAGTATTTCCTTGCAAGCCCTGATTGGCCAACGGATGCTTACGAGAGTTCAGAAGCAACAACGTGGTACCGCCTCGAGTTTATTCAATCTGAAGAAGGAAACTGGGAAGAAACGACATGGCTGTATTCGTATGATCTAGAAGAACAACTAGGTCTCGTAGATTATAAAGAAGCCGCAGAGCAGAAGGTGGAGGGCTTAATCAAAACCAACTTCCTAGCGATGTCACGCAACATGTTCTCAGCTCCAGAACAAGGTATTCAGAAGTGGGAACCTAGTAACGAAAACTTTTACTGCAGCATCGCAAATCAGGCTTTACAAGCAAAAGGTGACGCGCGCGGATATTCAGTTGCTGCATTCATATACAATACGACAAGCATTGAAGATTGTCGTGAGCAAGTCCAAAACAGAGCTAACGAACTTAATGAAAGTGTTATTGCCAAGACCATAAACAACGAAGAAAATACGATGCAGGAGTCAATTTACCGAAGCGAACAAGGTACGGTGTTGCACCCTACCTTATTTGCAGGAAAAATTGATTCTGACAGTCTCGATACACTGACCTACTACAGCTCTGATTTTGATACAAACGACCTAAATAGTGCCTTCGAAGTTTGGAAATCTCACCAAGATTACAGCACTTATGGTGACATCGTTCAGACAAGTATGTTTCGAAGCTTCAATAAAACCTCATTAGACCTAAATTTAACCTCACCGACCAAAGTAACCAAGCATTATGCGGATGGAACGAACTCGTCATACTGCCATGTTAATAATGTTGTAGTAGATGATTGCGAACAAAGCTACGAGAACTAGTATTTAATAACTTTATTGCTAGTTATTTCAAGCCTAAAGAGGAGTCGCCACTCCTCTTAATTTAATCCTTAACCTTACAAACTTCATCTACCCACTAGAAAAAGTGAAGCTACTTATTTTAAAGTAAGTAGCTTATCGACAAACTCTGAGAAACCGTACCCGCCGGGCTTGCTCATCACCACTGATGGGTGATGCTCTAGTCGTTCCCAGTAATGCTGAATATTGGCTACACCAACACTGTTCGGCAATATTTCAAACATATATTGGTCGTTCATCGAGTCACCTACATAGCAACTACGTTCGACTATCTCTCGATCAGATAACCCCTTCTCTTTGAGAAAAGCGGTCGATGTCGCTTTCTTCGAGTGCTCACCATACCAAGCATTGATGTGAATAGAGCTTGCTGTGGCATGAGCGCCTAACGCATGAATCTTAGAGACAATCTCTTCAATAATCGCATCATCGACTTTTGGACGGTTTTGGCCGATGTCGATTGCGACCTCACACAAACGGTAAGACTGATCCAGCGTTAAACTGAGCTCTGGGTAATCGCTCAAAATAGCTAATACTTGTTCTTTCAACTTACTCTGATTGGCACTGACTTCTGGCAAAGGGGTATCAGAACGCAATGTCAGATAACCGTTTTTCTTTTCCATAATGAACGCGCCATTCTCACCGAGAACCGCATCGACTGGCCAAAGCTGAGCAATATGATCACACCAACCGGCACAAGCACCCGTTACCGCAACCACTTTCTTGCCCGAATCACGTAACTTGCTTAACGCGATCAAGGTTTCAGGCGGCAATTGACCTTGCCACGTTAAGGTGTCATCCACATCGGTTAACACCCAATCTATCTTTTTCCAATTTTGGTTCAATTCATTCGATACCGAATTCATTTCTACACCTCTAAATAATCAATCACTAAACAGTGTTAAAGCAAATTCGGCAAAAACATCACCAAGCTTTCAGAGAAAGTCAGCAACATCAGAACCGTGAGTAGTGCTAGCAACAACGGAGCCACTTCTTTCACGAAGTCGACCATACGAACTTTTAAAATCGAGCAAACCGTAAACATCATCGAGCCAAATGGCGGAGTTACACCACCAATCATGATATTCACAATAACGATAATGCCGAAGTGAACCGGGTTAACGCCTAAGTTAAGCACAGCAGGCAGCAGCAATGGCGTGAGTATGATCATTGCAGCGCCGCCTTCGATGAACATGCCAACCACTAACAGCAACACGTTGATCAACAACAGCAAGACGAGCTTGTTGTCGGTAAGTTCAATCAAAGCAGACGCAACATTGTGTGGGATCTGCTCTAGCGTCATGTAGTAACCAAACACCATGGCACCGATAATGATGAACATAACGCTACTGGTGCCCTGCACCGTTTCGCGCATGATGAGCGGGATGTGTTTCAAACCCAGTTGACGATAAACGAAGATGCCAATAATCGCGCAAAGCAATACAGCGATAGCGCCCGCTTCAGTAGGCGTGAACAAACCAAAACGCATGCCTAAAATAATGCCGAATGGGATCAACAGTGCCGGAATCGCTTTCAAGAAGTAGTGAAAACGCTCTTTGGCAGAAGCTGGCTCAGAACGAGAAGGTTTGTAACGACGCTTACGCGCAATGAACGCGATCGTCACCATCAGCGACAGCGCCATCAAAAATGCCGGAACGTAACCCGCAATAAACATTTGATGGACTGACACGTTCGCTAATAAAGCAAAGATGATTAAGTTGATACCCGGCGGGATCACGGGGCTGATACTTGATGACGCAGCTGTTACAGCGGCCGTGAATGGCAAGTCATAACCACGCTTGGTCATTTCAGGGGCAAGAATCTTAGATTGCATCGCTGCATCCGCATTTGCAGAACCAGAAATACCGCCCATCAGAGTACTCAACGCTACATTTACTTGAGCAAGACCACCGGTTTTATGACCAATCATCGAGTCGGCAAAGGCGAGTAAACTCTTACTGATTCCCGCATAGTTCATCACCGAACCCACCATGATAAAGAACGGAATGGCCAGCAGCGGAAAAGACTCGGCAGAGCTAATAAAGCGCTGCATTACCAAGCTCACCGGAATAGAGTCATTGATAAAAAGAAAGTAAACCATCGCCGATGCGATCAGAGAAAATGCGATGGGTATGTTCAATAAAAACAGAACGAACAGAATAAGGATCGGAAGATAGCTTTCCATAAATCGTACCTACTTAGAAGAGCGCTTTAGAGATGCGACATCGCACGCGATGAATCGAACGGTGTGAATCGCCATCAATGAGAAACAAAGCAACAGCACGCCATTGATAACAAAATATGACACGCCCATTACTGGCGTTACCTTGTTAGATAGCATGAGATATTGATAACTCAGAACCGCCATCAAGAGGTTCAGAGCCAGTAGGAAAACGGAAACACATAACCTAAATGGGATTTTTGCTTTTTCTGGCAACATGGCGACCACCACGTCCACACCCATGTGAAGCTTGTGTTTGTAACAGGAGCTAATCCCTAAGTAGACAGCCCAAATGAAGCAAATAACCGACAGCTCTTCGCTCCACGGGACAACAAAGCCAAATCCATAACGCAAGACGACGTTAACGATAACAACCAAAACGGTGATCGAAATAGCGATAGAAGCGAGGATTTCTTCAATATTTTTCAATAAAAACAAAAGACTTCTCCAACGAAATACCTAATACGACGTGGGTATTTCAGGAATAAAACGGCCTAAAGATATTTAGGCCGTAATCATTAACTAATTAATTGACGTATGCAGGACTACTGTGCCGCTCGAATCGTTTCCAACTCTTTCATGATCGTCGCGTGTATGCCTTCGCTCCAAGTTGGGAACTGGTTGTATACATCCGCAGTCAGTTGGTTGAACTCATCAGAATTCACTTCATTGAAGGTAACGCCTAGT is a genomic window of Vibrio sp. ED004 containing:
- a CDS encoding HAMP domain-containing sensor histidine kinase — encoded protein: MILNVLTSTKTLTGRLALFFGLMAVIVSAFVYVVFIAALYLSEDRVGERRILIDRNYAVGLFQAGESGELRIDDLTIAYNDPSFIPQEYKKYVEGKESFVGEVGEEPDSRMVYVGEYSDEGETHPIILLSEIDRVEFDIYELVYATTFVLTLLSILIFSFGALLYRLSKRLIEPFNSLSEQLESNKLNLNEEFGVSDDAAVEFRQLTDQLNQYRREINSLVKREQAFARYSSHELRTPLTVARGANKLLLRSETTEFQSRQVERIDEAIVQMSEMVDALLGLVRYERNSDDAPLRLFSQQELETIASKNSLQADEKEVEITLQVQSEPTIQATSTIMNMLVGNLLRNAIAATNSGTVTISLSQDSLVIEDQGEGLQEQYNPNGHGLGLLIVDDLCQRFDWDFELFNRSCGGCTAKITFQGDSSALISNENLI
- a CDS encoding pyridoxal-phosphate dependent enzyme → MKLNNSPVTQHQFNDHTFFLKRDDQLHSHFCGNKARKFMKLLEDEHPEATTLISYGSAQANSLFSLAALAKIKGWTLEFYVDHLPQWLRERPLGNYRGAIDLGAKVISVKETGSELHPKAYIEQVRQPDSNCIVLPEGGRSQLAEYGVKQLAMEILSWTRFENQHDFVVALPAGTGSTALYLHKHLKLHNIPVLTCACVGGSDYLTQQFNELGETDHPQVLSLETKHHFGKLYQQDYQTWLDLQEQTDIEFDLLYDPLMWQCLEQWQENNPTKTIIYIHQGGILGNESMLPRYQRKYPDMCRSTTNASW
- a CDS encoding D-amino acid dehydrogenase; translation: MEVIVIGSGVIGLTSAWYLAKEGHSVTVIDRQDSSGKETSFANAGQISYGYSSPWAAPGIPLKAMKWLTQEHAPLKVQPSLSPELVSWATKMLANCNEAKYAVNKSRMLRVANYSRDCLTHLRTTEDLAYEGRQKGTLQVFRSEKQLDAIQQDMKLLKESGIEHALFGVDQCLSVEPGLADVKDKLVGGLYLPHDETGDCYQFCLALTEKAKALGVQFVFDTEVVSLNHQNQTIKSITTTQGEFKADAYVVASGSYSRELLKQVDLSIPVYPVKGYSLTLPIVSADKSPTSTVMDETYKVAMTRFDDRIRIAGTAELAGFNYLIPEKRKATIDMVIKDLFPQAGDFSKAEYWTGLRPMTPDGTPIIGKTPIKNLFTNTGHGTLGWTMACGSGKLLASVVSGSDCDIKADDLSIHRYM
- a CDS encoding LysR family transcriptional regulator; this translates as MHHFNLRALEYLNALSKYGSLRKASKMMNVDPAAMSRMLTQLEAQAEIKVWERNNRQSLLTEAGNELLNYYRSIVRSETAVLARLTKLKNLKGGNVSIAIGEGFITNLVSKPMQTFMARYPDINLSIEIAGALDAVKMLEDQQIDFAITYASAPHPKLHSHVERSHPLELIAPKGHVLTMQETPVTLQDIKDASLALIDNSTGMGRLVKQAEQNSHLTLQPKLQTNSVTALTNFVSAGLGVTFMPKLTVLDEIKSGQIEVVATELDMFSKATVKVQSLKGRALTLQAETFLDFLLENAAFLSHDAHNI
- a CDS encoding HAD-IIB family hydrolase, encoding MNSVSNELNQNWKKIDWVLTDVDDTLTWQGQLPPETLIALSKLRDSGKKVVAVTGACAGWCDHIAQLWPVDAVLGENGAFIMEKKNGYLTLRSDTPLPEVSANQSKLKEQVLAILSDYPELSLTLDQSYRLCEVAIDIGQNRPKVDDAIIEEIVSKIHALGAHATASSIHINAWYGEHSKKATSTAFLKEKGLSDREIVERSCYVGDSMNDQYMFEILPNSVGVANIQHYWERLEHHPSVVMSKPGGYGFSEFVDKLLTLK
- a CDS encoding TRAP transporter large permease — translated: MESYLPILILFVLFLLNIPIAFSLIASAMVYFLFINDSIPVSLVMQRFISSAESFPLLAIPFFIMVGSVMNYAGISKSLLAFADSMIGHKTGGLAQVNVALSTLMGGISGSANADAAMQSKILAPEMTKRGYDLPFTAAVTAASSSISPVIPPGINLIIFALLANVSVHQMFIAGYVPAFLMALSLMVTIAFIARKRRYKPSRSEPASAKERFHYFLKAIPALLIPFGIILGMRFGLFTPTEAGAIAVLLCAIIGIFVYRQLGLKHIPLIMRETVQGTSSVMFIIIGAMVFGYYMTLEQIPHNVASALIELTDNKLVLLLLINVLLLVVGMFIEGGAAMIILTPLLLPAVLNLGVNPVHFGIIVIVNIMIGGVTPPFGSMMFTVCSILKVRMVDFVKEVAPLLLALLTVLMLLTFSESLVMFLPNLL
- a CDS encoding TRAP transporter small permease, whose protein sequence is MFLLKNIEEILASIAISITVLVVIVNVVLRYGFGFVVPWSEELSVICFIWAVYLGISSCYKHKLHMGVDVVVAMLPEKAKIPFRLCVSVFLLALNLLMAVLSYQYLMLSNKVTPVMGVSYFVINGVLLLCFSLMAIHTVRFIACDVASLKRSSK